The Thermodesulfobacterium sp. TA1 sequence AGGGAAAACATGAAAATCAAACAAATATCTGTTTTTTTAGAGAATAAAAAGGGCAGGCTTTATGAAGCTTTAAAGGCTATAGCAGACCACGGGATTAACATAAGGGCCTTGTCTATAGCCGACACCTCTGAGTTTGGGATACTTAGGATGATAGTCCCTCAGCCTGAAGAGGCTAAAAAGGTTTTGGAAGAAGCAGGTTTTACCACAAAGATAACCAACGTGGTAGCCGTAGGCGTAAAAGATGAGCCTGGAGGTTTAGCAGGGGTGCTTAAGTATCTTTATGACGCAGATATAAACGTAGAGTACCTCTACGCTTTTGTAGAAAAATCTGGAGAAAAGGCTGTAGTAGTTTTAAGGACCAACAATCTGGATAAAACCATATCTATCTTACAAGAAAAAGGAGTACACCTTTTAACCTGGGAGGAAATCAAAGACCTCTAAAATATTTAGGTAGTGTCTCATTAATTGTCTAAAGCCTTGAAGGAAAGGGAAGGGTATGGTAGCTTCCCCAATGCATAATAACCAAAACTACCAGAAAGGAGGGGAAGCTACCGTGAAAGAAAAAACTAAAACTTTAACAAAACAACCTATAGAAGAAATTCTAAACTTTTTTCAGCAAGAAGTCAACAATCTTATTAAAAACCTTTTAGAAAACCTTATGCTTGAAGAAAGAAGGATTTATTTAGAAGAGCAAGAAGATTATGCAAACGGTTTTTATACCAGAGATTTACTTTTCGTGCCTTCCTACTTCCTGAAAGAAGGAGGGCTGAAAAGCATTTCCCGGTTAATAAAGGTGACTGAAGATGAAGTTAAAGAACTTATTTGTCTATTCGTCGAAATGAGGTAGCAAAGGAGCCAGTATATTTAGCTTTAGGGATAAAGCCTGATGGGAGAAGAGAGATACTTGGATTTTGGATATTTGGGTCTGAAGGGAAGGGGGTTAGCAAAGGAGATAAAAAGGAGGATAAAGGTAATAGAAGTATTTCCGGATGAAGGCTCTGTTGAGAGGTTGTTATATTTAATCTTGAAAGAACTGAATGAGAGGTTAAACTCAAGGAAGTTAAGAGGGTTTAATGAAATTGAATTGGGGAACTACCATGCCTTTCCCGGAAAAATTTTTACACAATAAAAGGGACACTATGTTTTTGTGGCTCTTTTAAGGCATGATCATTGGTTTTTTATTATAAAACTATAACAGGTTAATTGATATGAAAAAAATTTGTGTCTAGACCAAGATTACCCCCAAAGAGATGGGTTATATCTTCGTATATTTGTTTTTTGTAAGTATTTGCTAAAGATGGATTTGACATTATCATATCAGCCTGTCTGGTATGCATCAAAAGATAACCAAGCACCTTTAACCTCTGATAAAGGTCTTCTGCTGGATTTTTCTCTATATGCGCAAAAAGTGCATCCAATCTTATTACTGTGTAAAATCCGATTTTTTCAAGTATTTCAGAAATAAACTCTATTCTTAATAATCTTCTTTCTGGGTCAGCTCCTCCTCCTTTATAGTAGAAATAAATATAATTCTCTGAGATAAACTCTCCTATGTAAGCTTCTACTGTGGTATAGTGATAGCCTAATTTCATCCCAAGATGACAAAAGTTTTTTGATACCATTACATAATTTTTCTCTCTAGGCTCAAAAGCTAAAGCTGGGTCCAATTCAGGTCTCATCGTTGACCAGAAGAAAACACTGCCTAAGCCTTTGAAGTCTAAAGGGGGAGGTCCTTCCCAGGGTTTAGCTATCATACCCTCCCAAATAGCTTTCATAGGAATACTCTCGATCTCTTCTAAAGTAATTTTCTTTTTTTTGGGGTCAAAGGTTTCTTTAAAACCATCTTTTAAGTTTATTATCCACCAACTTCCAGGAGTTTTACTAACCAATCTTTTTGCCTTTTTTTCAGTTAAATCTAAATCTATCCCTAACGAAAACATTGCATCTACAGCTTTTTCGTGACAAAATCTGATAATGTCATGAAGGGTTTTACAGTATCGTGGCTTAAAAAAAGGAGAATCTGGGTCGGTAAGGTTCAAAGGAAGAATCAAATCAGTTATCTTTTTAAAGATTTTATAAACAGGACTATGGATCATAAAATTAGACTGTGGAATCTGGGTTTTCAGCAAGCTCTCACAACAGCCTAAATAGATTTTTTTACGAGTACAATCAACCGTAATCAAGGTCTCATTTTTAAGTTTAGTAGTTATGTCTTTTACTCCAAATAAAGAAGGAATTTTAAGTTCTCTTGCCACTATAGCTAAATGGGTAGCAGGATGTCCTTTCTCACAAATCAAGGCACAAGCTTTCTTTAAAAGCGTAGCCCATTTAGGCAAAGGTTCTAAAACCACTAAAACCGCTCCCTCAGGAAAAGTAAGAATGTCAAGGTCTGTCCTAACAATAAAAGCCTTACCACAAGCTACCCCTTTATAAATAGAAATACCACTTTCTGCCAAAACCTCTTTTCCTTCGATTTCAAGACAAATATCTTCCTCGGTTTCTTCTTCATAAAGCAAAAGAGGTCTGCTTTGTAAGATAAACAACCTATCATCTTGGGTTATTCCCCATTCTATTTCCTGAGGACACCCAAAATGTTTTTCTATCTTTAAAATTTGTTCTCGTAGTTTTTTTATTTCTTTTTCCGTAAGGACTGGTTGATTTTCTTGAACCAACCTTTTTTCTATCACCTTTTCGGTGGTTTTACATATCTTATAATAGTCTGCCTCTTGTTTGCCTTGTACGATGTTTTCAGCCAGCCCTTTAGTAGCGTATATTTCTAAACAAGGAGTTTTAGGTTCATAAGGGCTACAGGAAAAGGCTACTCCACTTACTCGAGTATCTACCATCACCATGCATCCCACACACATCACTATATCTTCGTCTCTCAAACCTTTTTGTGTCCGATAAACCACGGCTGAAGCATGATATTTACTGGCTAAAATTTTTTTATATGTATCTAATAATGCCTCTGCAGAAACTTTTAACTGAGTTTTATACTGTCCAGCAAAAGAAAAATGAATAGAATCTTCACCTATAGCGCTAGAACGCATGGCAACCAACACCTCAGGACCATATTTTTCTCTAATCTTTTTATAGTGCCTCATGATTTCTTCTTCTAATTCCTTAGGGATAGAAGCCCTTAGGATAAGCTTTTCTATCCGAGCACAAGTCTTATATAAACTTTCTAAATCCTCTACCCCTTCTAAAAGAGTAAATAAACGGTCTATCTCTCTATCAAGATTATTTTTTTTTTAGAAAATACATCGTAGCAGAAGAAGTAATTACAAAACCTTCTGGTACGTCCAAACCTAATTTATTCTTAATCTCTCCTAAAGTTGCCATCTTTTGCCCAACTAAGTCTATGTCTTTTAGAGTAATCTCTGAAAGGTCTAATACAAAAGATTTCTCTAAAGGATTTTCTTTACGTGAGGCTAAAATTTCCTCAATTTCAGAAGAAAGACGGTTAAAAACCACTTCTAAATCTTTATAACGCCCTCCTGTAAGATTGATTAAAGCCTGAATCATTTTGTAAACATTTACCAATAATGTAGTGCACCTACTTTTTAGATAATTAAGGTTAAAAGGCTTGTTCAAGCTTAAGATTTCTTCAAATTCTGCCATGATTTCTAAGGTTTGATTGTTGGCTAAAATAATCTCGCGAAAAAGCTTATACCGTTTTTTAAACTCTTCTTCTAAACAAAAAGACTGGGGTAGTTTTGAACAGGATGTTTTTCTTTTAAATAAAGAAGTAAACTTGGTTATCAAATTCACCAAGATCTCCTAACACGGCCCTTCTGGGATTTTAAGCACAAACCCAGAAGGACCCAATTTTTAAATTATTTTACCAACACTACTGGAACATTAGAATTTTCTACTACCCTTTCAGCTACACTACCAATCAATATCTTTTCTAAACCTGTTTTACCTTTACATCCCATAATTATAAGATTAACTTCCTTCTGAGAAGAAACTTCCAAAATTTTTTCAAAAGGCTCTCCTTTAACCACTAAAGTTTCCACTTTTACACCCTGATTTTTAGCCTTTTCTTCTACAGTTTTAACACACTCTTCTGCAAAAGAAACCTCATTATCTATTTTAGCTACCGATACTACATAAAGAGCAATATCTAATTTCTTACAAAAATCAACCGTCCAAAAGGCAGCCCTTTGGCTATAAACCGAACCATCGGTGGCAAGAAGCACTTTTTCTAAGGTTAAACAAGCCTCTGCTGGCACCACCGTAACAGGAACGCTTGCCTTACCGATGATGGTTCTGCTAACCCTTCCTAAAGTATGTTTTCTTCCCATCATAAGAAGCGAAATTCCCAGCTCTTCCAGTTTAGATAAAATTATTTCTGAAGGGTCTGAACTGGTTAATACAAAGGTTTCGCAAGAGATACCTTCCTTTTCAGCCTCTGCCTTGATAAATCCTACGGCCTCAAAGGCTTTTCTTTCCAAAACCTCTACTAACTTAGGATAAATTTCCATTAATTCAGGCCCAACGGGTATAACCTCTGCTATGCTTAAGCCATAAACCTTGCTGTTGAAAGTTTTTGCAAATTTTAAACCCAACTTGGCAGCCTTTTCAGACGCCTGAGACCCATCGGTAGCGATAAGTATCTTTTCCATTTTTTATACCTCCTTCTTTTTACCTTTTTTGGTAGAAAGACCAAGACCTTCCATAAGATACATTATCGCAAAACCCCACCAAACAGTATAAAACACATAAAAAACCAAAAGGCCTGCCAAAAGCCCATATTTGGTTTTTACACTTTCAGGAGCAATTCCATAAAAGTTGTAAGCAGGCTCTATAGCCTTAGTAACGACGGTATTAACAATTTGAGCCATTTCTGTCTTTTTTTGTAAAGTAAGTTTTTTATTGATAGCACCCAAACTGTTATGCCACTGTCTAAACATCTTTTTCTCGTCTTCAACCCCATACTTTTGTTTAATAATTTCTCCTTTATTCCAATACATAGCCTCTGAGTCTTCCAAAGCAGAACTTAGGATCTGTCCCAAATCCCCTACTATTCTAATTTTACCGTCTCCTTTATCCTCTACCTGTGCTCCTGCCGTAGTGTAAAGTTTTATATTTAAAGCTATTCTGGATTGAAGTTTTTCCGGTGTATCGTCAGGCTTTTTAAGGTTAATCTCTATATCTAAAATCTCACCTTTAAACTTTTCTACAGTAGGTTTTATCTTAGGTATAAAATAAGCAGAACCTTTGGCTAAGCTGTTAAAAAGATCATCTGCATAGGCTAAAAAGTTTTGGCCTCTACCAAAATAAGGCTGAAACACAATAACCAAAATACCTATAAACACCAAAGTAAAAATTATTCCAAGTGTTAACTCTTTCTTTTTTATAGCTCCCATGGTTATCCCTCCTCTCTTAAAGTTTTGATGTTTTTTAGAAAACTAAATACGACCCAAAAACCAAATAAACCTATAGCTCCCCAGAACAAGATGTTCCCAACAAAAATGATAATATCACAAACATCCTTTGAAATAGTAATCAGGTTTAAAGACCTAAATTTATCAGGTAAAACAGAAACCCTGTTAAAAAATCCTGCCATAATGGTTAAGGCATAAAAAGCCCTTATGGTAATCCCAGGAACTACTTTAGTAGTAAGCGCTCCTATTTGGATACCTATCAAAGAACCTATCAAAAGACCCATGGCCAAGGTATAAAAAACATATCCGTAGATAGCATACTGAGTAAGAGAAGAATATCCTGCGGTAAAAATAATCTGGAAAATGTCTGTTCCGACTGTAGTAGAGGTTGACACACCAAATATATAAACAAACATCGGAAAGGTAACAAAACCACCACCTACACCCATGATGGCTGCCAAAAAGCCTACTACAAAACCACCTGCGATGATAAACCAGGCTGAAATCTGTCTTCCACCGAAGTCTTCATCAAACTTAATTATAGGAGGAATAGGCACCTGCTGGAGCCTTATGGCTAATTTGGTAGTACCGATAGGCCCACTGTGAGCCCCTTGAGAGGCTGAGGTTGCACCAGTCTTTATCTTTCTCCTAGTGCTAAAGTAATCATACATAGCATAAAAGCCTAAAAAACCTAAAATTACCGCATAAATTATACTGATAAAGGCATCGCTAAGCACTGGGTCTTTAGAGTAAAGTAATCTGTTGATATAACCACCGGTGGTAGCACCTATGATAGACCCTATAATGAAAAATAAGGCCAAAGCTACCGATACATTACCTAATTTTTTATGTAACACCGTTCCCATGATAGCTTTAGCAAAGATGTGAAACTGGTCGGTTCCTACTGCCATGATACCTTTCACTCCTGCAGACATAAGGGCTGGAGCAATGATAAAACCTCCTCCTGCACCTATACATCCTGTAATAAGTCCAGCAGCAAACCCTACCACTGTAGACGCCCAAAAAACTATCGGGGTGTAGTGAGAAGGTGCATAAGCCTTTTTACCTCCAAGAATATCAGCCGCCCCTAAAAGGGATGTAACTAAGATTGGAGACAATAACACCAAAAGAAGTAATAACCGTTTTTTGTTTCGAAAAATATTGTCTGCCATTTCCTTTTCCCAACGTGCTTGAGCTACACTTGCAGCCATCATAAACTCGTAAAGCGTTCTTAATTTCCCCATCTTCTCCCCCCTCTTAATTTTTGTTTGAAGTTGTCGTTTTTACCTTTTTATAAAATTACGATTTTTGTTGGTATTACTAAAAGTAATTTTTTACTCTTTATCACATAAATATCACCCCCCAAGTCTTTAAAACAATTCTAATTTTCTTTCTCATTTTTCTCTACCTTTTTCAAAGTTTCTTTTCTTTTTTCTTTAGTTCTCACAAGCTTCCTTCTATCGACAAAGTTTAACGCCCTTAAACTTTTTTGTAGATTTGAAAAAAATCCTTCTTTTTTCTCTTTTTCTGCTGACTTCAACAAAGATTTAAGCCTGTTTTTTAATTGTTTTACCTCTATAGGAAAAAAAATCTCTTCAGTAATTCCTACTTTCATCACTAAGATCGAAGACTTAATATTGTTTTTACAAGTTACGATCATCACCTTTAACCTCTGGTTTACTTTCTTGACCTCATTGATAAACTCAAACAACCATTCATCTGATATTTCACGAGTATCAAGGATTAGCACATCTATTTTTCTAAAATCAACCTCAGATA is a genomic window containing:
- a CDS encoding sulfite exporter TauE/SafE family protein — its product is MGKLRTLYEFMMAASVAQARWEKEMADNIFRNKKRLLLLLVLLSPILVTSLLGAADILGGKKAYAPSHYTPIVFWASTVVGFAAGLITGCIGAGGGFIIAPALMSAGVKGIMAVGTDQFHIFAKAIMGTVLHKKLGNVSVALALFFIIGSIIGATTGGYINRLLYSKDPVLSDAFISIIYAVILGFLGFYAMYDYFSTRRKIKTGATSASQGAHSGPIGTTKLAIRLQQVPIPPIIKFDEDFGGRQISAWFIIAGGFVVGFLAAIMGVGGGFVTFPMFVYIFGVSTSTTVGTDIFQIIFTAGYSSLTQYAIYGYVFYTLAMGLLIGSLIGIQIGALTTKVVPGITIRAFYALTIMAGFFNRVSVLPDKFRSLNLITISKDVCDIIIFVGNILFWGAIGLFGFWVVFSFLKNIKTLREEG
- a CDS encoding PEP/pyruvate-binding domain-containing protein encodes the protein MNLITKFTSLFKRKTSCSKLPQSFCLEEEFKKRYKLFREIILANNQTLEIMAEFEEILSLNKPFNLNYLKSRCTTLLVNVYKMIQALINLTGGRYKDLEVVFNRLSSEIEEILASRKENPLEKSFVLDLSEITLKDIDLVGQKMATLGEIKNKLGLDVPEGFVITSSATMYFLKKK
- a CDS encoding ACT domain-containing protein, encoding MKIKQISVFLENKKGRLYEALKAIADHGINIRALSIADTSEFGILRMIVPQPEEAKKVLEEAGFTTKITNVVAVGVKDEPGGLAGVLKYLYDADINVEYLYAFVEKSGEKAVVVLRTNNLDKTISILQEKGVHLLTWEEIKDL
- a CDS encoding PEP/pyruvate-binding domain-containing protein: MDRLFTLLEGVEDLESLYKTCARIEKLILRASIPKELEEEIMRHYKKIREKYGPEVLVAMRSSAIGEDSIHFSFAGQYKTQLKVSAEALLDTYKKILASKYHASAVVYRTQKGLRDEDIVMCVGCMVMVDTRVSGVAFSCSPYEPKTPCLEIYATKGLAENIVQGKQEADYYKICKTTEKVIEKRLVQENQPVLTEKEIKKLREQILKIEKHFGCPQEIEWGITQDDRLFILQSRPLLLYEEETEEDICLEIEGKEVLAESGISIYKGVACGKAFIVRTDLDILTFPEGAVLVVLEPLPKWATLLKKACALICEKGHPATHLAIVARELKIPSLFGVKDITTKLKNETLITVDCTRKKIYLGCCESLLKTQIPQSNFMIHSPVYKIFKKITDLILPLNLTDPDSPFFKPRYCKTLHDIIRFCHEKAVDAMFSLGIDLDLTEKKAKRLVSKTPGSWWIINLKDGFKETFDPKKKKITLEEIESIPMKAIWEGMIAKPWEGPPPLDFKGLGSVFFWSTMRPELDPALAFEPREKNYVMVSKNFCHLGMKLGYHYTTVEAYIGEFISENYIYFYYKGGGADPERRLLRIEFISEILEKIGFYTVIRLDALFAHIEKNPAEDLYQRLKVLGYLLMHTRQADMIMSNPSLANTYKKQIYEDITHLFGGNLGLDTNFFHIN
- a CDS encoding transposase, which translates into the protein MGEERYLDFGYLGLKGRGLAKEIKRRIKVIEVFPDEGSVERLLYLILKELNERLNSRKLRGFNEIELGNYHAFPGKIFTQ
- a CDS encoding universal stress protein — translated: MEKILIATDGSQASEKAAKLGLKFAKTFNSKVYGLSIAEVIPVGPELMEIYPKLVEVLERKAFEAVGFIKAEAEKEGISCETFVLTSSDPSEIILSKLEELGISLLMMGRKHTLGRVSRTIIGKASVPVTVVPAEACLTLEKVLLATDGSVYSQRAAFWTVDFCKKLDIALYVVSVAKIDNEVSFAEECVKTVEEKAKNQGVKVETLVVKGEPFEKILEVSSQKEVNLIIMGCKGKTGLEKILIGSVAERVVENSNVPVVLVK